The Erigeron canadensis isolate Cc75 chromosome 4, C_canadensis_v1, whole genome shotgun sequence genome window below encodes:
- the LOC122597925 gene encoding ent-kaurene synthase 2, chloroplastic-like — translation MVIQSMSAVGAVPSSLKADRSWALSALHKASSHVAQTNPMTLDMTKERIRKLFNNVELSVSPYDTAWVAMVPSTDSSKSPRFPECLNWLMDNQLDDGSWGLFHQNQPLTKDSLSSTLACIVALKQWNVGEEQINKGLHFIDLNFASVTDKSQPSPIGFEIIFPGMLKYAKYLNIDLQLNETDLSLLLHERASQLQRCGSKEREAYLVYILEGLGDNHDWSTVMKYQMRNGSVLNSPSTTAAVLIHHQNNGCLSYLTSLLKKFDNAVPTIYPFDLYLRLSMVDTIQKLGIARHFKDEIQNVLDETYRCWVQKDEQILTDVVTCALAFRVLRISGYEVSSDPLTEIIKEGAYMNAPAAPFKDIYSALEVNRASQVMYQEELTLGDKILKSSDFLIERLSAESVPSNIHKEVEDALKFPFNGCLERISTRRNIEHYNIDNTRTLKSTYRSSNTGNQDYLRLALEDFNACQSIYRREVKSLERWVIKNRLNQLNFARQKSAYCYFSVAATLSSPELSDARISWAKNATLTGVVDDFFDVGGSMDELVNLIQCVEIWNVNVETDCCSETVRIVFLALKDAICWTRDAAFKWQGRDITSHVIQIWLDLMKSMLREAIWTKDASLPTMNEYMKNAYVSVALGPVVLPTLYLIGPILSEEIVQSSEYHYLFELMSTQSRLLNDIQSFKREFKEGKFNAVALMSREKNGAVLEEVVKEMKTLVESKRREMMKLVLEAKGSIVPRACKDAFWSTCNVMNLFYATDDGFTGNAILEIVKKIIYEPISHPLTL, via the exons ATGGTAATTCAGAGCATGTCAGCGGTCGGGGCTGTCCCTTCATCACTCAAAGCAGATCGGTCATGGGCTCTTTCAGCTCTTCACAAGG CTTCTTCACATGTTGCACAAACGAATCCCATG ACCCTTGATATGACCAAAGAAAGAATTCGAAAACTATTCAACAACGTGGAGCTTTCTGTTTCTCCATATGACACAGCATGGGTAGCCATGGTCCCTTCTACAGACTCTTCTAAATCTCCTCGGTTCCCTGAGTGTCTGAACTGGTTGATGGATAATCAGCTTGATGATGGTTCATGGGGCCTTTTTCATCAGAATCAACCGTTAACCAAAGATTCTTTATCTTCAACATTAGCATGTATTGTTGCACTAAAACAATGGAATGTCGGGGAAGAGCAAATAAACAAAG GTTTACATTTTATCGACTTAAATTTTGCTTCTGTCACTGACAAGAGTCAACCATCTCCAATTGGTTTTGAAATCATATTTCCTGGTATGCTCAAGTACGCAAAATACTTGAACATAGACCTTCAATTAAATGAAACAGATTTGAGTTTGTTGCTGCATGAGAGGGCATCGCAGCTACAAAG ATGTGGTTCAAAAGAGAGAGAAGCATACTTGGTATATATTTTAGAAGGACTTGGAGATAACCATGACTGGAGCACGGTGATGAAATATCAGATGAGGAACGGTTCTGTTTTAAACTCACCTTCCACAACAGCAGCTGTTCTTattcatcatcaaaacaatgGTTGTCTTAGTTATCTAACTTCActcttgaaaaagtttgataatgCAG TGCCAACTATTTACCCCTTTGACTTATATCTGCGACTTTCCATGGTCGACACCATTCAAAAGTTGGGAATTGCACGGCATTTCAAGGATgaaattcaaaatgttttagATGAAACTTACAG ATGTTGGGTGCAGAAGGACGAGCAAATACTCACGGACGTTGTCACTTGTGCTCTAGCTTTTCGGGTATTAAGGATCAGCGGGTATGAAGTCTCCTCag ACCCGTTGACTGAAATTATCAAAGAAGGCGCTTACATGAATGCACCTGCAGCGCCTTTCAAAGACATATATTCAGCTCTTGAAGTGAATCGGGCATCACAAGTTATGTATCAAGAGGAACTAACATTGGGAGATAAAATTTTGAAGTCGTCTGATTTCCTAATAGAGAGATTATCCGCTGAATCAGTCCCTTCAAATATTCACAAAGAG GTGGAAGATGCTCTCAAGTTTCCATTCAATGGCTGTTTAGAACGCATATCCACTAGAAGAAATATAGAGCATTACAATATAGATAATACAAGAACTTTGAAATCTACATATCG TTCATCAAACACTGGTAACCAGGATTATCTAAGGTTGGCATTGGAAGATTTTAATGCATGCCAATCTATTTATCGTCGGGAAGTGAAAAGTCTTGAAAG ATGGGTGATAAAGAATAGATTGAACCAACTCAACTTTGCTAGACAGAAGTCAGCATACTGTTACTTCTCTGTTGCTGCAACACTTTCGTCTCCTGAACTATCAGATGCCCGCATTTCATGGGCCAAAAATGCTACTCTTACAGGGGTGGTTGATGACTTTTTTGATGTTGGAGGCTCTATGGATGAATTGGTGAACCTGATTCAGTGTGTTGAAAT ATGGAATGTGAATGTTGAAACAGATTGCTGTTCAGAGACAGTTCGCATTGTATTTTTGGCACTAAAGGATGCAATCTGTTGGACTAGAGACGCAGCTTTTAAATGGCAAGGACGGGATATAACTAGTCATGTAATTCAAATT TGGTTAGATTTAATGAAGAGTATGTTGAGAGAAGCTATATGGACGAAAGATGCTAGTCTGCCAACAATGAATGAGTACATGAAAAACGCTTATGTATCCGTTGCATTAGGCCCAGTTGTACTTCCGACTCTTTACTTGATCGGGCCAATATTGTCAGAGGAGATTGTTCAAAGCTCTGAATACCATTATCTATTTGAGCTAATGAGCACTCAGAGTCGGCTTTTAAATGATATTCAAAGCTTCAAG AGAGAATTTAAAGAAGGCAAATTCAATGCCGTAGCATTGATGAGCCGTGAAAAGAATGGGGCTGTGCTAGAAGAGGTCGTAAAGGAGATGAAGACTTTGGTCGAAAGCAAAAGGAGGGAAATGATGAAATTAGTTCTAGAGGCAAAGGGAAGCATTGTCCCCAGAGCTTGCAAAGATGCATTTTGGTCTACGTGCAACGTAATGAATCTTTTTTACGCAACAGATGACGGGTTCACTGGAAATGCCATCCTTGAAATTGTGAAGAAAATCATTTATGAACCTATATCCCACCCGTTGACTTTATAA
- the LOC122597258 gene encoding uncharacterized protein LOC122597258 — translation MEFFVNALHFLEDTETSSAPQTRRYTDRRQEIGLATLLNDWFVQQPKYEDDYFRKKFRMDKTMFLDIMRDIEANFPYFQERYDARGRKSFTAIQNCTSAVRQLATGNAPDEYDEYLCMAARTARETLDYFCDAIIRLYSREYLRRPTSHDVARIFEAHELRHHMPGMLGSIDCTHVEWSACPRRLRGQYTRGDHNGPTIMLEITASQDLWIWHAFFGVPGSNNDINVLNQSDLYVTARNGTAPDSSFHVNGRD, via the coding sequence ATGGAATTCTTTGTTAACGCGTTACACTTTCTTGAAGATACGGAAACTTCTAGTGCTCCTCAAACTCGACGGTATACGGACCGGCGTCAGGAAATTGGTCTTGCCACTCTTTTGAACGATTggttcgttcaacaaccaaaatACGAAGACGATTACTTTCGAAAGAAGTTTCGAATGGACAAGACCATGTTTTTAGATATTATGCGCGACATTGAAGCAAACTTCCCGTATTTCCAAGAACGTTACGATGCAAGAGGAAGAAAAAGTTTTACGGCGATACAGAATTGCACATCCGCCGTTAGGCAACTCGCGACGGGTAACGCACCAGACGAGTATGACGAGTACTTGTGCATGGCAGCCAGAACCGCACGAGAGACCCTTGATTATTTTTGTGACGCCATCATTCGGTTGTATAGCCGAGAGTACCTACGCAGGCCGACGTCACACGACGTTGCACGCATCTTCGAGGCCCACGAGCTTCGACATCATATGCCTgggatgcttggtagcatcgatTGCACACATGTCGAGTGGTCGGCATGTCCTAGACGTTTGAGAGGACAATACACGAGGGGTGACCACAACGGTCCAACTATTATGCTTGAAATCACCGCGTCACaagatttgtggatttggcatgcttttttCGGTGTCCCGGggtcgaacaacgacatcaacgtgttGAACCAATCCGATTTGTATGTCACAGCGCGTAACGGAACGGCTCCGGATTCTTCATTCCACGTGAATGGCCGAGATTAA
- the LOC122597257 gene encoding uncharacterized protein LOC122597257: MSDSSASSSSSSDFEATEYESINRAVSQMNAVFSPDAITACLNVIFEEEENERQAASSSSAPKVPRRVIYRDHLGAAKLLYEHYFAPNCTYPPDMFRRRFRMRKEMFLRIVWDIHSFSSVQPLPNHFEFFHKAPTDCAGRPGFNIFQKCTSTIRQLAYSYKADALDEYLQIAQDTGYQCLDAFCKCVIQLYQHEYLRRPTEADIRRLTAKHEEVHGFPGMLGSIDCMHWGWRNCLVAWQGQYTRGDKGHPTIMLPMICGSGMLTLALLDRAPKVEFEVNGQRFVKGYYLADGIYPEWATLVKSFKCSMEPKSSKFKRYQEAARKDVERAFGVLQGRWQIVEQQARSYSVNKIKRIMLCCVILHNMIVEDNGRAITEFEEELIANTVLPTRTWSERCSTQLRMYGELRDRRTHHELRNALVEHVWNLPKHGRQR; the protein is encoded by the exons ATGTCTGATTCATCAGCATCCTCTTCCTCTAGCTCTGATTTTGAAGCAACCGAATATGAATCCATAAATCGGGCTGTTTCCCAGATGAATGCAGTTTTCAGTCCCGATGCCATAACCGCTTGTCTTAACGTTATCTTCGAGGAAGAAGAAAACGAAAGGCAGGCAGCTTCAAGTTCTTCAGCACCCAAGGTACCTAGAAGGGTGATTTATCGAGATCACCTTGGTGCTGCAAAACTTTTATACGAGCATTACTTTGCACCTAACTGCACCTACCCACCCGACATGTTTCGTAGAAGGTTTAGAATGCGAAAGGAAATGTTTCTCCGCATAGTGTGGGATATACACTCCTTTAGCAGCGTTCAACCGCTACCGAACCACTTTGAGTTTTTCCACAAAGCACCGACGGATTGTGCTGGTCGACCCGGTTTTAACATTTTCCAGAAGTGCACTTCTACAATTCGCCAGTTAGCTTATAGCTATAAGGCTGATGCTTTGGACGAGTACTTGCAAATAGCGCAAGATACAGGGTACCAATGTTTAGACGCTTTCTGCAAATGTGTGATACAACTGTATCAACACGAGTACTTGAGAAGGCCAACAGAAGCAGATATCCGGCGTCTGACTGCTAAACATGAGGAGGTCCATGGTTTTCCGGGTATGCTTGGTAGCATAGATTGCATGCATTGGGGGTGGAGGAACTGTCTGGTGGCATGGCAAGGGCAGTACACGCGAGGCGACAAGGGCCATCCCACAATCATGCTTCCTATGATTTGTGGATCTGGCATGCTTACTTTGGCCCTGctg GACAGGGCTCCTAAAGTAGAGTTTGAAGTGAATGGCCAACGGTTTGTAAAGGGATATTACCTAGCAGATGGTATTTATCCTGAATGGGCCACTCTTGTCAAGTCTTTCAAGTGCTCGATGGAGCCGAAATCCAGCAAGTTCAAGAGATACCAAGAAGCTGCAAGGAAGGATGTCGAACGAGCATTCGGGGTTCTTCAAGGTCGTTGGCAGATTGTTGAGCAACAAGCCCGGTCCTACAGTGTGAACAAGATAAAACGTATCATGTTATGTTGTGTCATTCTTCACAACATGATCGTTGAAGATAACGGGCGCGCAATTACAGAGTTTGAAGAAGAGTTGATAGCTAACACTGTCCTCCCAACTCGTACGTGGTCTGAAAGGTGTTCAACGCAGCTTCGTATGTACGGGGAGTTGCGCGATAGAAGGACTCACCATGAACTCCGCAATGCTCTGGTTgaacatgtttggaacctccCGAAACACGGCCGTCAACGTTGA
- the LOC122597256 gene encoding cytochrome P450 71AV8-like translates to MEFQYPISLPIFIATLFFFFISSIIILIVARIGTFDHRSKNHPPQPWKLPIVGNMHHLLGEQPHRAFKNLAEKLGPIFQLQLGEISAVVISSPLVAKEIMKTHDLSFADRPKLLCAEIIGYNSSTFAFSPYGNYWRQMRKICVLELLSAKKVQSFQSIREQESFILVEHVALQRFKSINLSENIFVMINTIISRVAVGTTCKDQGTLIALIKETINLASGFDVADLFPSIKLVHRISGMRNKLMKIHEKMDKILDNIISDHQERRGGGGGGLQINRENEDLLDVLLRLKYDGGLEFPITYDNIKAVILEMISAGTDTSSVTIEWAMSELIKNPRVMMKAQSELREALKGKTKIQESDVQVLGYLKLVIKETLRLHPPVPLLLPRENREKCEIGGYQIPIKSKVIINVWKIGRDPDNWVDPESFVPERFLSDDESSMNKVETDFGYLPFGAGRRMCPGMSLGLANVELPLAMLLYHFNWELPNEAAFESLDMSESFGATLKRKNDLVLVPTPYKTIDSSLYFFYSY, encoded by the exons ATGGAATTCCAGTATCCCATTTCTCTCCCCATTTTCATTGCtactcttttcttcttcttcatcagtaGTATCATTATCCTCATTGTTGCTCGGATCGGAACCTTTGATCATAGAAGCAAAAACCATCCCCCACAGCCATGGAAACTTCCTATAGTTGGCAACATGCACCATCTTTTAGGAGAACAGCCACACCGAGCTTTTAAAAACTTAGCCGAAAAACTAGGACCAATTTTTCAGCTACAACTCGGTGAAATATCTGCTGTTGTAATCTCATCTCCACTTGTTGCCAAAGAAATTATGAAAACCCATGATCTCTCTTTCGCCGATAGACCTAAGCTTCTCTGTGCTGAGATAATCGGATACAATAGCTCAACCTTTGCCTTTTCCCCATATGGTAACTATTGGAGACAAATGCGTAAGATATgcgttttggagcttctaagtGCGAAGAAAGTTCAGTCGTTTCAATCTATTCGTGAACAAGAGTCATTCATCCTTGTTGAACATGTTGCCTTGCAGAGATTCAAGAGCATCAACCTTAGTGAGAATATTTTCGTGATGATAAACACGATCATATCTCGCGTCGCGGTTGGGACCACATGCAAGGATCAGGGGACCCTTATTGCGCTCATTAAAGAGACTATAAACTTAGCTAGTGGTTTTGATGTGGCTGATCTATTTCCATCTATTAAATTGGTGCATCGAATTAGTGGCATGAGAAACAAGCTGATGAAAATACACGAGAAGATGGATAAGATTTTGGATAAcatcatctccgaccatcaAGAACgtcgtggtggtggtggtggtggactgCAGATCAACCGTGAGAATGAAGATCTCCTTGATGTTCTATTGAGGCTTAAATACGATGGTGGTCTTGAGTTTCCAATAACTTATGACAACATCAAAGCAGTCATATTG GAAATGATTAGCGCAGGCACGGATACATCTTCAGTGACAATTGAATGGGCGATGTCAGAACTAATTAAGAATCCGAGAGTTATGATGAAAGCACAATCCGAATTGCGTGAGGCACTCAAGGGAAAAACAAAGATTCAAGAGTCGGATGTTCAAGTACTAGGCTACCTAAAACTAGTGATTAAGGAAACCTTAAGGTTGCACCCGCCTGTTCCATTATTGTTACCTAGAGAAAATAGGGAAAAGTGTGAGATAGGCGGATACCAGATCCCAATCAAATCCAAAGTTATAATCAATGTATGGAAAATAGGACGTGATCCAGATAACTGGGTTGATCCAGAGAGTTTCGTGCCAGAGAGATTCTTAAGTGATGATGAGAGTTCAATGAACAAGGTGGAAACAGATTTCGGATATCTTCCATTCGGTGCCGGAAGAAGAATGTGTCCAGGCATGTCGTTGGGATTGGCAAATGTGGAGCTTCCTCTTGCGATGCTACTCTACCACTTCAATTGGGAACTCCCGAATGAAGCGGCATTTGAAAGTCTTGATATGAGTGAATCTTTCGGGGCCACTCTTAAACGCAAAAATGACTTGGTTTTAGTTCCAACTCCTTATA AAACAATAGATtcaagtttgtattttttttattcatactGA